The Haloterrigena turkmenica DSM 5511 genome includes the window TGGGCGGAGATGTACTCGCCGGTCATGGCCAGTTCCTTCGCGACCGCGGGGCCGGCCAGCTTCGTCACGTACTGGACGCCGCCGGCGCCGGGGAGAAGCCCGAGGTTGACCTCGGGAAAGCCGAGCGTACTCGACTCGCTCGCCAGCCGGAAGTCGCAGGCGAGCGCAGTCTCGAGCCCGCCGCCGAGACAGTAGCCGTCGATCTTCGCGATCACCGGCGCCGGGAAGTTTCGGATGAACTCGTAGTGGCCTCGCTCGGAACTCGCGCCGGCCGACTCCTCGGAGAAGCCGCCGACGTCCGCGCCGGCACAGAACGCCTTCTCGCCGGCGCCCTCGAGGACGACCGCGCGCAGCGCGACGCCGTCGGCGTCCTCGTTTTCGGCCTCGAGACGCTGCAGGCCGGCGATGATGTCCGCCCGAAGCTGGTCGTTCAGCGCGTTGAGCGCGTCCGGCCGATTCATCGTGACCGTGCCGACGCCCGTCTCGCTGTCGAACGCCACTCGGGCCGCGTCGAGATCGTCGTCCATACCCGATGATCGCTACTGAGCCCCAAATAAGTGCACGGAGTCGCTCGAGGAGCGTCTGAGTGACGGGGAACATCTCGAGCGGCAGTGACGCTCTCAGCCGGGCGGAACGACTATCCCGTTCGCCGTGTGATGGTGCCACATGAACGACGCGGTCATCGTCGACGCGGTCCGGACGCCGTTCGGCAAGCGGGACGGCTCCCTTCGAGACACCCATCCGCAGGATCTGGCGGCGAAACCGCTCGAGGTCCTCGAGGAGCGAGCCGGGTTCGATCCCGAGGTGATCGAGGACGTAATCTACGGCTGCGTGACGCCGATCGACGAGCAGGGGCTCAACATCGGCCGCATCGCGCCGCTGGTCGCCGGCTGGGGCGACGGCGTTCCCGGCGTTCAGCTCAACCGGATGTGCGGCTCCGGCCAGCAGGCGGTCAATTTCGCGGCGACGAACGTGATGGCCGGTCAGCACGACGTGCTGGTCGCCGGCGGCGTCGAGCACATGACCCGCGTCCCGCTCGGTTCCGACGGTGCCGACGGCGTAGACGGCGAAGGCGCCGTCACGGACACCTACTTCGAGCACGTCGACGAACTGACCCACCAAGGGGAGGGCGCCGAGCGAATCGCCGAGGAGTACGGCTTCGACCGCGCGGAGCTCGACGAACTCGCCGTCGATTCCCAGCGGCGCTGGGGCGAGGCCTGGGCGGAGGGGAGATACGACGACCAGATCGTTCCCGTGGAGACGGAACTGGACGGGGAGGGCGAGTCGCGAAGCGACTCGGAGAATCGAACGGGGAGCGAAGCGACCCGTGAGACGACCGTCGTCGAGCAGGACGAACACCCGCGACCGGAGACCGATCTCGAGACCCTCTCGAATCTCCCGCTGTCCTTCCGCGAGGAGGGAAACGGGGTTCACCACCCCGGCAACTCCTCGGGGATCGTCGACGGCTCGAGCGCGCTGCTGATCGCCAGCGAGGCGGCCGCTGAAGAACACGGGTGGGAGCCGATGGCCCGCATCGTCGCGACCGAGGTCGTCGGCGTCGACCCCGTGACGATGTTGACGGGACCGATCCCCGCCACGGAGGGGGTGCTCGAGAAGACCGATCTGGAACTCGAGGACATCGATCTCTTCGAGGTCAACGAGGCCTTCGCCTCGGTCGTCGCCGCGTGGCTCGAAGAGACCGGCGTCTCCTGGGAACAGGTGAACGTCAACGGCGGCGCCATCGCCCACGGCCACCCGCTGGGGGCGACCGGCGCGGCGCTGCTGACGAAGTTGGCGCACGAACTCGAGCGCACGGGCCAGCAGCGGGCGCTCTCGACGATGTGCATCGGCTTCGGGCAGGGGATCGCGACGATCATCGAACGGGTCTGAGTCGTCGAAATACGAGGTAGTGATTCGAGATGTCTGATCTACTGGCCTGAAACCAGCGACTGAAGTCTCGCGGTCGGAACTCTGCTATCGTGGCAACAGGAGTAGCCACTCCCTCCCCAGCCGATTGCGGTCCTCGCTCCCCGAAGTCGCTGCGGTCCTCATCCCTTGCGCACTGTCGTCGGTCGCCCTCACGTTCGTTCGGTCGACCGACAGTGCGCGCCACAGCATGGACGGACTGAACCCAGCTAATACCTACGAAAAACGCTGCCAACGGTACGGCGTCCGTTACTCGTCGAGCGCGTCGATGCGCAGGTCCTCGTCGAACTGCAGCGCGTTCTCGATCTCGGTCTCGTCGACGTCGTCGAAGGCCCAGCGGGCGATCGAGCGGCGGTGGACCTCGTCGGCACCGTCGACGATCCGGAACGCGCGGACGTTCTCGTAGAAGTGCGCGATCGGGAGGTCCTTCCCGATCCCGTTGCCGCCACAGCACTGCAGGGCGAGATCGATGGTGTCCTGCGTGACGTTCGCGGTGAACATCTTCGACATCGCGACCTCGATACGGGCGTCGCTTCGGTCGAGTTCGCGCGCGGCGTGGCGGACCATACAGCGGGCGGCGTGCAGGCGCGTCTCGGCGTCGGCGATCCGGTGGCGCAGCGCCTGTTTGTCCTCGAGTTTCGTCCCGAAGGCCTCCCGTTCCTGCAGGTAGGCCTTCGCGATCTCGAGGGATCGCTGGGCCATCCCGGAGTAGCGCATGCAGTGGGTGAGTCGGCCGCCGCCGAGGCGCATCTGAGCGATGCGAAAGCCCTCGTTCTCCTCGCCGATCGTGTTCTCGACGGGGACGCGAACATTGTCGAACTTCACTTCGGCGTGGCCGCCCTCGCGCTCGGTGATGCCATGGCCGCCGAGGTGGGGGACGTTCCGCACGACCTCGACGCCGTCGGCGTCTCGCGGAACGAGGATGATCGAGGTGCCCTCGTAGGGATGGGCGTCCAGATCGGTCCGGGCCATCACGAGGTAGAAGTCGGCGTCCAGCCCGTCG containing:
- a CDS encoding enoyl-CoA hydratase/isomerase family protein, with protein sequence MDDDLDAARVAFDSETGVGTVTMNRPDALNALNDQLRADIIAGLQRLEAENEDADGVALRAVVLEGAGEKAFCAGADVGGFSEESAGASSERGHYEFIRNFPAPVIAKIDGYCLGGGLETALACDFRLASESSTLGFPEVNLGLLPGAGGVQYVTKLAGPAVAKELAMTGEYISAQRAADEGIINHVYDDDEFDEEVDAFVTDLAGQAPLAVQAIKDSAHMAVQSGLEEGLRYDNRLFRELLETEDHAEGAAAFDEDREPEFEGK
- a CDS encoding thiolase family protein, which codes for MNDAVIVDAVRTPFGKRDGSLRDTHPQDLAAKPLEVLEERAGFDPEVIEDVIYGCVTPIDEQGLNIGRIAPLVAGWGDGVPGVQLNRMCGSGQQAVNFAATNVMAGQHDVLVAGGVEHMTRVPLGSDGADGVDGEGAVTDTYFEHVDELTHQGEGAERIAEEYGFDRAELDELAVDSQRRWGEAWAEGRYDDQIVPVETELDGEGESRSDSENRTGSEATRETTVVEQDEHPRPETDLETLSNLPLSFREEGNGVHHPGNSSGIVDGSSALLIASEAAAEEHGWEPMARIVATEVVGVDPVTMLTGPIPATEGVLEKTDLELEDIDLFEVNEAFASVVAAWLEETGVSWEQVNVNGGAIAHGHPLGATGAALLTKLAHELERTGQQRALSTMCIGFGQGIATIIERV
- a CDS encoding acyl-CoA dehydrogenase family protein, whose amino-acid sequence is MEYHDSETATAIAGRVADFMDEVVIPREREALATGEQISMAEIEDLWEQARERDLFAPQVPEEYGGQGLDFSDMLPSFEQVGRSLIGALAIRANAPQEGNMHTLEMVGTEEQKEEYLRPLVQGELSSAFAMTEPKQGGGSDPKMLQSTAVKDGDEWVVNAHKWWTSDGLDADFYLVMARTDLDAHPYEGTSIILVPRDADGVEVVRNVPHLGGHGITEREGGHAEVKFDNVRVPVENTIGEENEGFRIAQMRLGGGRLTHCMRYSGMAQRSLEIAKAYLQEREAFGTKLEDKQALRHRIADAETRLHAARCMVRHAARELDRSDARIEVAMSKMFTANVTQDTIDLALQCCGGNGIGKDLPIAHFYENVRAFRIVDGADEVHRRSIARWAFDDVDETEIENALQFDEDLRIDALDE